In Oreochromis aureus strain Israel breed Guangdong linkage group 6, ZZ_aureus, whole genome shotgun sequence, the genomic window GATTTACTTTAGAATTAACTGAAAGTAAAAACTAAGAATATGTGTCTCATGGGCTGTCAGAATGGGGTCATTAGGCCCAGGTAcgacagcactgtgcaaaacacACCTTAACATGAAAACACAGGGAGAGCAGACGGACATGGGGACATGACCAGGGAGACAGATGACAAAGCACAGAGACGAGACTGGACACAAAAGAGAactaatgtaataaaacaagaACTAGAGctagaaaagaaacatttaatcTTTGATTTACTATCaaattaactgaaaataaaaactaaacatgtatttctcatAGCTCCTTATGCCCAGGTACAAAGCTACAGTATTGGGCAAAACACACCTGAACACAAGCAAGGTAAAGATATAGGAAGGAGAACTGAAGGGAAAATACAAGGGAAAcatgactatcaaaataaaataggaaataaCTAGACTGGGAAATATAAAACAGGACTGATACaggaggagaaaggaggaggaggagaaaaattaACAGATAACACTCTGTAACCAAAACTAGaaacttatatatatattatgttgTGAAATCTGTTTATGTAGTCCTAGTAAGGCTACCATGGGGGTGGCCACTAGAGGTCGCTAGAAtactgtatgtgtatatgttttTCAGAAAATTGATGTAGCCATGTACACTGCTGCTACAGTTCAATAAAAGCGATTCGTCCTGAAGAACCCTGCGTCTTATTGGCTCCAATCATGACATATTATATTTATTCTCTCCCTTTGATCatgattattaattaattttcatCATTATCATTTTATCCTAACACTCGCAGATTGTCACATTTATATGAAACCACAATGTAATGTATACTGTACACAAAACATATACTGCTGGATATCAGATTCCATCAAATaccaagaagaaaacaaaaggcagccccTCGATGTTTCATTTTGAAATCATGTGAAAGTAGCTTATGTCCTGTGGAAAATGTAAACATACACAGTAGCTTACAATAACagcactaaataaataaataaacaaaaaatgaaatatgaatTTGAAAGTTTCGCGTTCCAAAGTTTATTCAGACTCCAGGCTTAGCTTACTTTAACGGGATGTAATCTGTAAACCTTTAAATGGGCAACAATGATTAGTTTAACAAGGGTTTTACAAGTGTGGGACAATGACTATGTGATTAGATACAAGTGAGCCGTAGATCTGTGATATTCCTGCTTTTATTTGAACAGGCTGCTCTTCCCAGTTGTTTGATTTCTCCAACAATCTTCTTGCCAGCATCAACTTCTAATTTGTACCGAGTGATACAGCGAATTCAACTCATCGGCTTCATCTCTGGCCTCATGTTCATCCCTGGACTGAATCCTGTATGTTTCCTCATTCAGTCACTTGTACCTTTCCTTTAGCTTTTACATTTCcacctctgtctccctctcaatTGTATTTTTGCATCTCTTTCTGATATCTTTCTCGtatttctctctccatttttccttttctcttttatgAAGCGTTGTTTCTCCTCTTTAAATGCCTTCTCTGTTTTTTGGAACATCTCATTGGTAGACATTGTACTGACCATTACACCTAGCCACAAGTTCCTGCAGGTCTGGGCTTTCAattgagttttttttaagttgttctCCGTGGGTGGAGAGACAACCATGCTGTGTCAGTGGATCTGCCCAGTTTGATGACCACCAAGAAGATATGGAGTGCTGGAGAAGCGACGAAGATGAATTGGCATACGTCTTTAGTTATTTCGTCCATGTCCTACCTGTTGTCGAACAGGCTGAGGGTGTCAGTAACAGCAACCCGCTGCCCACCCCCTGCATCTTTGCCTTTAGAACATTCTACAGTCACCAAACTTGTATTCAAACCACTCATGACCCAAAATGGTGTTTCCAGTAGCActctttctgtttcctgtctttcCCACAATCAAAACTCTCACCTCCTCATCATTTGTCCTGATTGAAACTCTACAAAAGAATATGCAAGACTAAATAAGTTTCTACATCAGGCTGAACATGCAGAACTGTAACCCATTCACCTGGTCACTAGAGGCTCATCTAGGGTTAGGAAGTGTTTTAGTCCACCCTGTTATACAGTTTTGTTTGTCTCGAACAACCACGTGGAAAGCTGACTTCATATGAAATACATAATTTTTTTGGCATCTACTAAATTCACCCACTCAAGTAGTATAAAAAGGCCCAGTTGTACAGAACATATTGTAGCATCTTTAGAAGATATAGCGCGAGAGTCagttactgttattttgtgcaatataaataaactgtaattaaactgaattaaacatTCGTTTGAAGGTAATTTCAAAACTATGGCAGCTTGTTCCAAGTCAGCAGTGGGATTTGTTGGTATGCTTTATGTGGCAGCTTCAACAATGTAGGTGTGGAACAGGGTTCATTGGGACTGTTGAAGTCAGGAGGTGGGAGTTGAAGAACTCATGGGACTTCTGCCAGGTGTTCCCAAACACACCCTCACTTTACGTTATGTGTGCCTGGTCCATCcatcctccaccaccacttGATTCAACACatcaccaggtggtgatcagatgacagcTCAGCCTCTctcccgagtgtccagaacatacgGATGATATGAACACATAAATCATCAAAATGCAACCAAGCGTGTCCTGAAGCCATGTGCACTCATGGGCATCCTCACGTTCAAACATGGTGTTTGTTAGTCCAATAACAGAAGACCACTCAGGTTCAGATTAgttcctcccaatcacaccTCTCCAGGTCTTACTATCATCGTCCCCATGGGGCACTGAAGTCTCCCACTATGAGCAACATCAAGAAGGCTAGGTACCTTTAGCTATTGTTCACCCTATCCCAGCCAGGCTCCCCCAGTAACACTATCCCACACaaggtaaactgttccctgGTGTTTCCTTGTCTGGTCCATCACTGGTcttgggagaccctaccagagGCTGCTGCTATCAAGAAcagcagcacaggtcagctTCAAAGACTTCCAAAACAACGTATTATGTGAATGATTATTGCaaagtaaatatatttaatagtTAATTATAGTGAGTGATTTAACTAATTACTTTATATGAACTGAGaatacaggaaaaagaaaatgtcagtATGAGGCAATAAGAGACTAAAAAGACCAACAAAAAAGGCTTTCCAAGAAATTTGGACTCTTCTGGTTTGTGGTTTATTACCTAAAAACAACCAGAGTGAATGTTGCTGGTTCAAAACCTCCCATGCCTCCAGCAGATCATATCGACATATAACATTTGTAAGGGCTCCAAAAAATCTTAAGACCTTATTTTTCCCTTAAAGACCTCCAGGGGTCAATCCCTTCTCCACTATGTCATCTCCCCAAAGTAAAGGTTAAAAAGCAGCACTCAAAGAATCCACAGTTATATGTGTTTATTACCAGATGATTGCACACAGGTTTCTAGCTGTACAGCAGGAACAGAACTTGGAAATAAAGTAAGAAATTAAGGGATAAAAGATTATCCTGTGAGTATACATCACTCTACCTTTCGCTCcaaagcacatacacacacagtgtgtgaaATGATTTGTATAATAAATATGCATACCGGCTTCATATTTTCCAGTTACAACAGTGCAATCAAAATGAACATGTAGATAAGTAACATACACTGGAGGATATCTGATGAAAGCTGGGTAGTTTGTTGAGCCAgaaatacatgcacacacacataaacataaaaaatcagcAGTAGCACAGATTTAAATAAAGCGCCATCTAACAGAAGCCTGGTCTCTTACTGCAAAGTGCTCCACGCTCAAGTGCAAAAATAAAGAATCTAAATGAAGAGCTTCTTCCTTCAACAAATACCAGTCGCTCCATCTcaaacacacatacgcacaaaTTCGGACTTCTATAAAAAACGTAGGAAGCAGGTCATCTTTATTAACTTTATAAATATTCCTCCTCCGCTACTGTCACACAAAATCAAAAGCATGTGGTTATCTTCCTGCGTCCAGACTGCTGGGAGCAGTTAGGACAAACTGAAATCACGTTTCAGTTTGTTTCCACTCTGCAGCAGCACAGTAGTGTTTCCATCAGGGATGCTGCATCAGAGCTGCAACGCAAGTTCAACTTCCTCTTTACATGTCAGCAAAATGAGGTGTACAAATACAGCTCCTCCCTACCACACCAAAAACtacaacacagtttaaaagagCGTCCTGGTTTAAGTCTTTTCTGTAATAATATATGCCGTCTAAATCTCTTACAGCCGTCTGACTCACAGCATGTGGacatttcattctttatacCATCTGCTTGTCACCACACTCAAAATCTACCAACCACACATCAAATGTTTTTTGACAGTGGTTTGGAAACTATTCATAAAAGCGAACAAATATTTTGGTCTCTATGGATCGTTCCCACCTTCATAGCTGTATTGCAAGTGAATTTACTAATAACACCAGTTTTATTAAGGCTAGATGTTAGGGGTGAGGTCGCTTTCACTATGTGCtgacacagccggctgtagctggTATCTGTCTGTTGGACCTTACTTCCCCCAGCTGAGTCACTAACACTGGACCTGTCAGTCATGAGAgtgttaataaaatgatcatgCGGTACAGACTGCTTCGGaagttcatcctccagctttgGTAACTGGAATTCTAATATTTTATTAGCCTCTTAATTAGCAAGTATGTGTATCAATGCACTGCGTCTTTTAGCTGATATCTTATTACAAAAGTCTCAGGTCTAAATATGGTCACGTCTGGCTCCAAAGGATCAACATGGCACCAGCCAAAGCACTATAGCTAAAGGCTTTAAAATGAAGAATCCACAAACCAATGGTTGACATCACAGTTGcttcatccatcttttatatacaataTAAAGTAAAGATCAGTGTGTATAAATTGCAGAAAACCAACCCCTTCGAACACAGTTTTGCAGGGATTAGTGCTGTCCAAGCTTGTGAGAATAGTTTGAAGAAGTGCAAGCATGAATTTTTGCCCCAAAATGAATGATAATGGTTGCAGCTGACCATACTCCAGTGGTGCACAGTGCTAGGGATGTAGGTCTGGATATACAAATAGTCCTCCAGCATCACACTAACTAGTAGTGGCTAGTATATATTCTATACCTGAGTATCAGCATCATGAATACTACATTTGGGGCAACCAATGCCAGAAATGGGCTACTTACCTATAGTAAGGTTAGGATTATGAATCACATTCCTTGGTAAAGCAATTTGGCAAACTGCCCAGCTGTAACGAAAGCTTTAGTTGCTAAAGCTGATAaagtaattttaagttaagttcaGCTAAGTTACCATCAGCCCTAGAAGTTTGAATGCATCATTCATCCTTATCCAAATCAAACCAGTATTTTGTTGCATGGGTTAGCTTGCAATTTGCACATGTTAGCAAGAATGCTAGTACGGATTAACATTAACCAgaggaaagacagaaaaaacaaatgttccTACTATAAACCGAATGCCCTGGCAGTAGAATACTGACAGTAGTTTCAGAGTTTACATTTGTGAGACAGAACTAACATTCTTCTAGCTAATGTTAGCTCATGTTAGCATATCTGCCAACATGGGCAATTTTCTTGTTACCAAGTATAAAAGCTATTTGTTTAGCCTCAGCTGATTTGCTATTGTCACTAGCAAAATACTATGAGAAGTTACATCAATgttggtttttttgtctttatgtgGAGTTTATGAAGACCTTGATGTTTGTTGACATTCCTGGATTTGACTTCTAAGCTAGCACTAGCAGCTCTATAgatagtggtttacacatttgcctaacACGTGAATGGTTGTTGGTATGAGACCAAGAGTACAGTCTATCTCTGTCTCATAAAGGGTATACAATTCTGCCAAATCAGAAACACagagccatctgctgtggcgacccctgGTTAATAAGGGAGCAGCAAACAGGAGCTGTTTCTTCAAAGCTACCCTTAGCTAGTGTTGGCACTAGGAAGGGAAAACAAGCAAGGCACTTTGGAGCATAAGCATCTCATCTTTTGGACTTCTGCAGAAAATTGAGttctggatttttaaaaaaaaaaaaagaaggtaatTTTAATAATGTTATTATCAAAATTGGCAGCactgtggttagcactgttgcctcacagcaagaaggtcctgagttcaattccaccatcaggccggggtctttctgccTGCGTTCtccccgggtactccggcttccttccacagacatgcagtttgtggggttaGTTTAACTGGTAACTCTAAATTgctcataggtgtgaatgtgagtggttgtctgtctctatgtggtTGCTCTGTGACaaactggcgacctgtccagggtgtaccctgccctttgccctaagacagctgggataggctccagtgaccctgacaaggataagaGAATGGATGGCTAACCaaaattaagctttttttttgcattgggGACGTTACAGTCTTACAAGTAGTGACACCAGTGGCTTGCATATGGAAATTTCAAGTTTCTAATTACCAATTGGTTAGGATACACGTGTTATCAAGGGAGTATGCCAAGTTATAAATCATTTACTGATTATTTATACTCATAAACACAGTTAgctaatttacatttattttattaggaAATTTTTTCCCAATTCAAATTTATTTTTGACACCATTtttgtaaaaactaaaaaatctAGAAATTGTCTATACAgagatgtaaataaataattaaataatttagcTCTCGTTACTCATCACTGAGAACACAGTACAAAATATGGATGTAGCTTtctgttaagaaaaatgaagccaatgtgGAAGTGCCTGTAAACCTGCATTTATCTCAGGGGACCAGATGATGatagctgtggttgcaaaaagattTCCAGTCCTCTGGAGGCACTTTGCTGCCGAGTTCAGTCACTCGATTTTACGACATACTGAATAAAAAATGGAATCGATTTGTAAAGATGATTACGCCACGTTTCAAAGAGGAGTGTTAGCTGTGGCGTTTTCCTCTTGCTCACTGGCTAATGACTGCCCAATTGGCAAGTGGATTCAGTCAGGCCTGCCCCTCTTTGTCACATGTGTCTGGAAACCAGTTCTACATAGAGCGTGTTTGCTTCAGTGGAGATAGGAGTTCAGTGTAAGCCAGACTAGCTGCTCTGTCTGAATGAGCACCATCCCAGAGGCAGTAATGTTGACCCTGACTGGTTAGATGTATAGATCTGCTCAGCATACAATGTTGGAAGTAATAAAGTAAGCAGCTGAACCCTGGCCACCTCTTACTTTATGCCACCATGCTTCTCACTGTGACAGATTGTTATGTTTAATCCTCCATCCCAATAGATGGCGCTCTAATCAGCAGTATGTTAGCACAGGCTACAGTGACTGCACAGCTGCTAGAGTCAGTATTAAGCATTGAGTACCCACTTTGTCCACTTCATTTTGCCACGAGTTCAAAACAAGCACCTTCAAGGATTCTTACGACTGGGCTTCTGGCAGGGAGCGGCCGGGCTCACACGACACAGAGGGCCCCGCCCCCACTAATCCATTTGTGTTGTGACACAGCAATGTTTTGGTTGCGACTGCTGACGAGGAAGCGCTGCCACCAGTTATGGTACCGTTGAGGTTCCGGTAGGGCCGCTGCCGTGGTAACGAAGCCCTTCTGCGGGGGGCAGGTATGGCAGCTGAACCACGGAGGCACAGCGAAGGGAAACTCAGGCCTACCAGGCAGCAGCCTGGACAGGAAATTGCCTCCTCCTGCTCAGAGGGCTCCCTTGGGTCCGAGGACAGGGCTCCACTGTAGTCACTTGAGCGGCCTCCTCGACCCCACTGCACTTGCTGACTGATTACAAGGCCTGAgccgttgttgttgttcagtCGTGGCAGAGGAGGCAAGGCAGACGGTGAGAAGGGAAGCCGCCAGCCCTTGGTCCGTATGGAGTTGCAGGAGGTAGAGGTGAGCAAAGGTCTTTCGGGTGTAGAGTTCAGGACACTCTCTGTTGCCTCGGGAGATTTGGTGCAGTCCATGGGTTCTGTAAAACTtgtgctctcctcctcttcttcgtcATCTTCCTCTTCCAATCGCTCCAGAGACACCATTTCCAATTCTACAGGAAAACCAGGATCCTCTGCCACCCGCCTATCCTTTCCAAAAGACTCTCTCCTCACACTTGGCTCATGTCTCATGTCTGCATGGCCAACCTGCAGCCTTCCTTGTATTCTCTCTGAAAGCTTTGTCCCCTTCATTGTGTCATCCTTCGTATCCTCCCACGTCCTATGCTTCATCGCCACCTCTCGAGCATCCtcatcctttttttcttcctcccccGCTGCGTGTCTGGGCAGAGCCACAGTCCGGCTGAGCTCTGGGGTGCAGGGCAGAGACTGGCACCTTCTCGGAGGCACTCTCATCGCTGACGCTTTTTTAAGAAGGTGGGGGGAGGTGCACATGTCAGGAAGTGCAGGTAGGGTAAAGGTCAGCGAGATGACGGACTTGCTGGGAGTGTCCAACAGTTTGCACCGTCCTCCGTTTAGGTCCTGTCTGAGAGAGAATGGGTTGACCCTTGCTGGGGTCCCGAGTAAAGGAGAAGGCAGGCTTCCTGGAGGTATCGTGTCTGACTGGCTCCTGGCCAAGCCTTGCCATAGCTGACTGTGGTCTGCAGGGTGATAGGGAGAGCTCCGGCATCGGTACGGGCTGACGTCTGCTGCCACAGGCTCTAACCAAGGGAAAGAAGGCGGAAGACGGAACAAGAGTCAGAGAACACAATAGGTCACAAAccacagaaaatacaaagaCATCATAGAATGTAAGAACATTCTTTTCACTGGTGGCAAGGCAGGATCACCCCGTGAAAAGGTCTCGCTATGCTCCCCTGTCTTCTCTTTGCCCTCACCTCCTACCAGCTGCAGTGAATGGCTGCTCTGTCCTCAGCCTCGTTCTGCCGGAGCTCATTATTATTAAGCTGGTATCATTATTCCTCCAGTCACTCACAGGGTAACGTCACATCGTtgggttctttttttatttttgacaagAGATAgataaaatggaaaataataCTTCCAAATAAAAGAGTGTGTTGTCTTCTGTTATCATCTCACTGTAACTGATCTTTACCTGCCTCTTCTACAGTGCCCAAAGCTGCAGCTCCATTGAGGGCCAATGAGCCGGCTTCAAAAGTGAGGCAAAAAGTACAGTAAAGTAGatgcaaatgaaaaatacatGAATATGAAAAACAGTCTGCAGTGTAAAGACCTGACAAGGCTCCATCCTGCAAAGCTGATCCATCAGCTTCATTGGTCAGAACACCCTGAGGCCTGTTTTTAATCTGTGTCTCAAGGTATTCGGACCATCACAAAGGTTTGAGGAGGCACACCGAAGAACAAATTGTGATGTTTATTATTCTGTAATGTCTTTTCtcaatgtggaaaaaaacatgagCCATCATTTTAGTTCATAGTTTCAGGCATGTTTCAGACAGCCAGAACTCAACAAATATAGATGTGACTTATTTATGTGCTGCAAACACCCTTAAACATCCTTTAAGACTAACAATACGCATGTTAAGgctttaatttaatcaaagGCAGCAGGTGGAGGTTTTTTCTCCTTGTTCAGGATCCAGCTGTAGTAAATAAAACTAAGTAGAAGCTCAGTTTGCACAAAActacagttttacttttgattTGAGCTCGTTTTTGCTAGCACATGTTAGCATCCCTAACATCTTCAGCAGCCTCGTTCCAATGCAGTGCTGTTGTCAGCAGCAGCATGGCAGCTGGGCTCAAGTGGTAAAAGCACGTGTAGTTCTGTGTTATACATCTTTGTTGattaaaacatgagaacaaCAATGCAGCAAGAGGATGAAACAAGGTTAGCTGTGGCAGTGATGGCAGCTGTAGCCAGCCTGTGTCTGAACATGCTTCAAAGCATCGCAGGGACACATCAGTGGGTCGGGCTTTAACCTGCTCTAGGACCCAGAGAGAGTGAAACATTCAGAACAGTAAAAATACAAGTAATTAAATCAAAATGATCCTTTTACCAAGTGCAACAGGCGTGTCTCCCTGCTCCTCCCTCTCCAGGGGCTCCAACATGAAGACGATGTCAGAGAACGAGGGTCGACTCTCTGCATTCATCTGAACGACACAGAGGAACAGAGCCACAGTCTTAGGATGCAGACAAAGCTTCAGTAGCTCCTGGTCATGTTTGGGTTGTGACCAATGAGACACTGAGTGTGCGTATACTTACGTTACAGCAGGTCACGGCGAGATTAAAGAATGCTGGTGGGCAGTCCCCGACCATGTTCTCAAATGCATCCACATCCAAACCAAAGTCctagagacaaacacacagctgggagagTTAGAACAGCTTCAAAGTGTTTCAGCTCAAATCTTTAGCCTGGATTAGGTCTTACATGTCCCACGCCATATGATTGGTTTCGGTTAAACGTGAGCTAACCCTGAGTGTCTCTAGCTCAGGTGGGCCGACTACTAATTGGCAGGTTGGTGTTCAGCCTGCATGTCACAGGACACTGAACCTCCAGTTGCCCCAGTGCATTcctcagagtgtgaatgttagataaggTACAGAGCAAAGTgctgtctgaatgtgtgtgactgtgtggacAGATTTATTTCCCACCTCTGTCCTTGGTAAAAAATCAGGATCAGCTTCAATCCGGGCAATGATCTCACACAGGATGATGCCATAAGCAAACACATCCACCTAAGAGAGAGGAGGTCCCGTTAGTCCTGGCAGTGTGTTAGGGCTCCAACTAGACTTCATACAGAAGTAAAATTCAAAACCAGACGAATGAAACTACTTTAAGGCTCTAAAACATCATCGGATGAACATGACGTCTTTGATCAGTGCTCTGAAACAGGTGATGTTTCCACACAGGCAGGTATTGACTCATACAGGTCgagcatggtggtggcagcatcatgcccTGGAGCTGGTTTGCTGCCAGTTGTACTGTAAACAAACTGGTAATATCAAATTGTTCTTCACCAGTTGAAACATGAATAAGAAACATACACCAAAGCTACTTTTGGAATTGGTAAAACAGGCTGAGACTGAGCTTCTGGAACAGCATTCCCAAAGCCCTGAAATCAACCTTATTGGAAACGTGTGGACTAAGCTTAAAAGCCAGGACTTTGCCAGGAAACCAACTCATTTAAATGAGCTCTGTGAAGTCTGGAAAGaccaaagacaaacacacaaaaaccccaaCCTGGAGAATTTGGGGGCAGAGTCTAATGGTTGGtaactttaaatgcaattaCACAAACATGGCCTTACGATTGACAGAGTTACACTGTGGTAGATTTCATTTTACAGTAGTTTTGTCTGGGAAAGTTGTTAGGCTGGTTTGGTTTGGTACAGTTAATGTTAAGTAGAAGTATCCATTCAATGTAACCCCTTTTAAGGTTTCCCCAGTCTcacgtttggatcgatatctgtGATCCTGACTTACAAGAACTGATCAGGTCTTTGATGACGTGCTAGGATGTGTGCATTGATTCTGACATGGAGAGCTAAGATGGCATGACGGCAAAGGGCTgtataaatgttatttatacagcgTCAGGGGAATTCTGAATCCATTACTTGTTGTAACTTTATTGCAGTTTATCATTTTGATAACAGCATTTTGGTTATTTGGTAAATGATTTATTGCCAGCCACATATTTAGTGAGAGCTGTTAATTATAGATTTCATTTTCTGCCAAAAAAAGAGCATTTAATACTTATTTTCATTAGAAGACCTcatttcccagaatcctttgttATAGAGATGGAAGTTACTCATGTTTAACTAAAAGTTTTGCGGGAAGCCATTATGATATGTTGCTCTGATGTtggtcagtttttgtgttgtacACCCCTTTTTTGAAGTCTTATATAAAGACTGATGTCTGGTCCATTTTTCTTGGCTAAGTGGATTTGCCACAACATTGCGTGGCTTTTCTCGGCTGCTTGTACTGAGAAATGTTGCTGTTGTAGCAGCTGCTAGTTATACCAGTTAGCACAGTTGTAAGCTAGCCCCAAGCTATCCCATCATATGTAACTGTGTGAAAGGATACTGGTCACTTAGTATCCTGTGTTTGTCAAttctacaaacacacaaagacaacacAAATAGCAACATATTCAAAGTAACaagttcaaataaaaaagaagagaaaacagggAAAGACAAGCACGAGGAATCAAGACAGTTTGTTAACATCAGCTAACATTAGCCACTGGCCCGTACCGAGTAAAGAGTTCTTTGCTCATAATGGAATAAAAGCAAGAAGGGTTACAACATGTGTCTGAGATTACACTCTAATACTCTACTCCAGTTTTACAGAACCAAAGACGCTCACCTTCTCATTGTAAAGTTCTCCTCTCAGAACCTCAGGGGCCATCCAGTACGGAGAGCCCACAATGGCCAGAGGCTGTTTCTCTGAACCATCACTGTAAAGAAACCAAGGCCAGTCCGTCATTAGGAACCTAATGTGAATGTTCTTCATGATCTATCTaatcacacttaaaaaaatcctGCCAATAATCACTTTGTAGATCATACATGAAAAAAGTATATATAATGTttgaatctccaaaagttgattctgttcatctggacgtagcgtggatgagtgacgaaacgtttctcccacaaaacgctacgtccagatgaacagaatcaacttttggagatttactttcctggatgattgagaatgcatcataACGTTTGAATATTAAGTCCCATTTAATTTAATGTGAGAACGATCAGAGCTGGAGTGGAGAATCActggatttgattttttttaatagaaagtATTCAGCTGTCAGGTTACGATGTTTCCATTTTCCTTTTAATGTCTGGGACACATTCTGGTACCTGTGCACAAACAGACCATGCTCTCTAACAAAGAcaaaacagctgtttttattaAGTTTATAGAAGCTCAGGAGAGAAAAGATTCGTTCTGGACCTGTAATCAGGGATCTTCTCTGCCAGGCCAAAGTCTCCCACCACAGCAGTGAACGTGCCATTTTCACAGCGAACCAGACAATTCTGCAACAGAAGAACAGTCGAGAAATGAATATATGCAAACAACAGCTggtaaaaacagtttaaaccaCCTCAAAGACTCTCATTCCAActtgaacaacaacaaagaacgatgagagagacagaagtaCAATTGAAAAAGTTTCTCATTTGTCTTTGCATTCATCAGTGCAGGTATGCGACTCGTGTGCTGTACCTTGGATGTGAGGTCCCTGTGGAATATGCCCTTACTGTGCAGGTACTGGAGCCCTCGGGCGATATCCAGAGACAGAGCCATCCTGACTCCCCACGACAGATACAGGTCACTGTCCAACAGCTGCTCAAGGTTACCCCCGTTTATGTACTGCACAGAAAGAGACGATAGGGTGAGCCAACACAAACAGATATAAGCAAGATCCAGAAATGCTGCAAGATCATTTATCTCGAAAGGGAAGCTGTCCTGTGGTCTGACCAATTCAAATCACAGGTGCCATGTCTCCCACTCTAAACCAGTCAGGGGATTCTTCCCAGCACAGTTTAAAACATGTGGCCCAACCTCAGACCTGTTACCCAGTGTGAGTATTCACTGCATTAAGGAAAATATATGAAGCAGGAAAGCTGCCCAAACACATACAGAGCTGTTAAAAGAGGGACTCAGACGTTTGAACAGACTGCTCACTAATTTGAAGTCTGGTGGTTTAATCCCCTGGTCCTCCAGTGACCCCGATGGGCC contains:
- the LOC116316864 gene encoding dual specificity testis-specific protein kinase 1-like; its protein translation is MDYHSECCFCDPEEGHGSLDEPALHSIHAPNRLRPSSYRALRSAVSSLARIDDFFCEKIGSGFFSEVFKVQHRITGQVMALKMNTLASNKANMLREVQLMNRLCHPNILRFLGVCVHEGQLHALTEYINGGNLEQLLDSDLYLSWGVRMALSLDIARGLQYLHSKGIFHRDLTSKNCLVRCENGTFTAVVGDFGLAEKIPDYSDGSEKQPLAIVGSPYWMAPEVLRGELYNEKVDVFAYGIILCEIIARIEADPDFLPRTEDFGLDVDAFENMVGDCPPAFFNLAVTCCNMNAESRPSFSDIVFMLEPLEREEQGDTPVALEPVAADVSPYRCRSSPYHPADHSQLWQGLARSQSDTIPPGSLPSPLLGTPARVNPFSLRQDLNGGRCKLLDTPSKSVISLTFTLPALPDMCTSPHLLKKASAMRVPPRRCQSLPCTPELSRTVALPRHAAGEEEKKDEDAREVAMKHRTWEDTKDDTMKGTKLSERIQGRLQVGHADMRHEPSVRRESFGKDRRVAEDPGFPVELEMVSLERLEEEDDEEEEESTSFTEPMDCTKSPEATESVLNSTPERPLLTSTSCNSIRTKGWRLPFSPSALPPLPRLNNNNGSGLVISQQVQWGRGGRSSDYSGALSSDPREPSEQEEAISCPGCCLVGLSFPSLCLRGSAAIPAPRRRASLPRQRPYRNLNGTITGGSASSSAVATKTLLCHNTNGLVGAGPSVSCEPGRSLPEAQS